From a single Clupea harengus chromosome 24, Ch_v2.0.2, whole genome shotgun sequence genomic region:
- the LOC116219374 gene encoding tRNA (guanine(26)-N(2))-dimethyltransferase-like: PQLGGPIWADPIHDIEFVQKVLSAVSTNPSRFGTSKRIEGMLSMMTEELPDVPLYYALDHLCSTVHCNTPAMLQFRSALLHAGYRVSMSHASRNGLKTDAPPGVIWDLLRCWEKANPVKRERLSETSPAFRILSTEPTLQACFDVREDANPQSRKRHLVRFQENPQANWGPKARAKDSGGISSELEDKRKLCQNKRKNQVTDASQLKNFPCKRFRKGTCTHGDKCCYSHESASDEADKME, translated from the exons cctcagctCGGAGGGCCAATCTGGGCGGATCCTATCCATGATATAGAGTTTGTCCAGAAGGTGCTGTCGGCCGTGTCCACAAACCCGTCTCGTTTTGGGACGTCGAAACGCATCGAGGGCATGCTCAGCATGATGACAGAG gaGCTCCCTGATGTCCCTCTGTACTACGCGCTGGACCATCTGTGCAGCACAGTGCACTGTAACACTCCAGCCATGCTCCAGTTCAG GTCCGCCCTGCTCCACGCAGGCTACAGGGTGTCCATGTCTCACGCCAGCAGGAACGGCCTGAAGACCGACGCCCCACCCGGCGTGATCTGGGACCTCCTGCGCTGCtgg gagaagGCCAACCCAGTGAAACGGGAGAGGCTGTCCGAGACGAGCCCGGCGTTCCGCATTCTCTCCACGGAGCCGAC TCTGCAGGCTTGCTTTGACGTGCGGGAAGACGCCAATCCCCAGTCTCGTAAGCGGCACCTGGTGCGCTTCCAGGAGAACCCTCAGGCCAACTGGGGCCCAAAGGCCCGGGCCAAAGACAG TGGTGGGATATCCAGTGAGCTCGAGGACAAGAGGAAGTTGTGCCAGAACAAGAGGAAGAACCAGGTCACAGACGCGTCCCAGCTCAAGAACTTCCCCTGCAAGAGGTTCAGGAAG ggcacatgcacacatggagaCAAATGCTGCTATTCTCACGAGTCGGCATCCGATGAAGCTGATAAGATGGAGTGA